From one Synechococcus sp. WH 8016 genomic stretch:
- the urtC gene encoding urea ABC transporter permease subunit UrtC, whose product MFRSFQQRTWLSVTLWVVIIAVIVAAPSVLPVFRLNLLGRFLSLAIVALGIDLIWGFTGLLSLGQGIFFALGGYAAAMYLQLRSSIDMPNSIPEFFSLYGVDRLPLFWEPFRSPLFTLIAIWLIPALLAAVLGNLVFRNRIKGVYFSILTQAALLVFFNFFNGQQKLINGTNGLKTDVTVLFGQLELGSPEMQRGFFWVTAVVVIIVWMFLRWVVRGRFGNVLIAIRDDEPRLRFAGYNPTLFKTIVFAIAGGLAGIGGALYTVQSGIVSPQFMTVPFSIEMVIWVAVGGRGTLVGAILGSVVIMYAKSLVSEALPETWLFIQGGLFILVVTALPEGVIGWFRGEGPRNVMSRLGFSRPIGTYPQLEVDGNEEVQP is encoded by the coding sequence ATGTTTCGTTCGTTTCAACAGCGCACCTGGCTCTCGGTCACTCTTTGGGTGGTGATCATCGCGGTAATCGTTGCTGCTCCATCGGTTCTGCCTGTGTTCCGCCTTAACCTTTTGGGTCGGTTTTTATCTCTAGCGATCGTGGCGCTTGGGATTGATTTGATTTGGGGCTTTACCGGTCTTCTCAGCCTCGGGCAGGGAATTTTCTTTGCTCTTGGAGGTTATGCCGCTGCGATGTATCTCCAACTCAGGAGTTCTATTGATATGCCCAACTCCATTCCTGAATTTTTCAGTCTGTATGGGGTTGATCGGTTGCCATTGTTCTGGGAGCCTTTTCGCTCGCCTCTCTTTACGCTCATCGCAATTTGGCTGATCCCTGCTTTGCTTGCAGCTGTGTTAGGGAATTTAGTGTTCCGTAATCGAATTAAGGGTGTTTATTTTTCGATTCTGACCCAAGCCGCTCTCTTGGTTTTTTTCAATTTCTTCAATGGACAGCAAAAGCTAATTAATGGCACCAACGGTTTGAAAACAGATGTCACTGTGCTGTTTGGTCAGCTCGAGTTGGGATCGCCAGAGATGCAGCGAGGCTTCTTTTGGGTGACGGCTGTTGTTGTGATCATCGTCTGGATGTTTTTACGATGGGTTGTGCGTGGTCGTTTTGGAAATGTTCTGATTGCGATCCGCGATGATGAGCCCAGACTTCGCTTTGCTGGGTATAACCCAACATTGTTTAAAACAATCGTGTTCGCAATCGCTGGGGGCTTGGCGGGTATCGGTGGAGCGCTCTATACAGTGCAATCTGGAATTGTTTCCCCCCAGTTCATGACTGTTCCCTTTTCGATCGAAATGGTGATTTGGGTTGCTGTTGGTGGTCGTGGAACATTGGTAGGAGCGATTTTGGGATCCGTTGTAATCATGTATGCCAAAAGTTTGGTAAGTGAAGCCTTACCGGAAACTTGGCTTTTCATTCAAGGTGGGTTGTTTATTCTTGTGGTGACGGCACTGCCTGAGGGTGTGATTGGTTGGTTCAGAGGAGAAGGACCAAGAAATGTGATGTCTCGCCTGGGTTTTTCTCGGCCGATTGGTACTTATCCTCAACTTGAAGTTGATGGCAATGAGGAGGTGCAGCCATGA
- a CDS encoding 7-carboxy-7-deazaguanine synthase QueE: protein MTHALPVVETFHSLQGEGIHTGRSAFFIRLAGCTVGCSWCDTKHSWPADSHPKRLVMDLATEVTDAADSGAAFVVITGGEPLHHNLDELTAAIRSQCTQPVHLETSGVDRLSGAPDWITLSPKRHKPPRPDVLQACHELKVVVHEPADLLFAEVVAAQAPQANWLLQPGWDCEEGLQLAIGKVRQDQRWRLSMQSHKWLGVR, encoded by the coding sequence TTGACCCACGCGTTGCCCGTTGTTGAGACCTTCCACTCTCTGCAAGGGGAAGGGATTCATACAGGGCGAAGTGCTTTTTTCATCCGCCTGGCGGGATGCACTGTGGGCTGCAGCTGGTGTGACACCAAGCACTCATGGCCTGCTGACTCGCATCCGAAGCGTCTGGTGATGGACTTAGCGACTGAGGTCACTGATGCTGCTGACAGCGGAGCCGCCTTCGTGGTGATCACCGGTGGAGAACCCTTGCACCACAACCTTGATGAGCTCACCGCTGCGATTCGCTCACAGTGCACTCAGCCCGTGCATCTTGAAACCAGTGGCGTCGATCGATTGAGTGGTGCCCCCGACTGGATCACCCTTTCGCCAAAGCGCCACAAGCCTCCAAGGCCGGATGTGTTGCAAGCGTGTCATGAGCTCAAGGTTGTGGTGCACGAGCCGGCAGATCTGCTGTTTGCGGAGGTGGTGGCAGCACAAGCGCCCCAAGCCAATTGGTTGCTTCAGCCTGGCTGGGACTGCGAGGAAGGCCTGCAACTCGCCATCGGCAAAGTTCGGCAAGATCAGCGCTGGAGGTTGAGCATGCAAAGCCACAAATGGCTTGGCGTGCGCTAG
- the urtE gene encoding urea ABC transporter ATP-binding subunit UrtE: protein MTMLEIRGLNTYYGESHILRDVDLRVLAGEMVCLIGRNGVGKTTLLKSLIGLLKPRSGEIIFEGHGMERQPPHQRARSGLGYVPQGREIIPQLTVEENLMLGMEALPGGLSRNRRIDPFIYELFPILQEFLSRKGGDLSGGQQQQLAIARALLGQPKLLLLDEPTEGIQPNIVQDIEAAVQRIIAEKGIGVLLVEQHLHFVRQADRYYAMQRGGIVASGSTSELSQDVVDRFLSV from the coding sequence ATGACAATGCTCGAGATTCGGGGTCTCAACACCTATTACGGCGAAAGCCATATTCTTCGAGATGTTGATCTGAGGGTCCTCGCTGGGGAAATGGTTTGTCTCATCGGCCGGAATGGAGTTGGTAAAACCACACTCCTTAAGTCTCTGATCGGTTTGCTTAAACCACGATCCGGTGAGATTATTTTTGAAGGTCATGGAATGGAGCGTCAGCCTCCTCATCAGCGTGCAAGGTCTGGACTTGGTTATGTACCTCAGGGGAGGGAAATCATTCCTCAATTAACTGTTGAAGAAAATTTGATGTTGGGGATGGAGGCTCTCCCAGGAGGTCTTTCTCGAAATCGTCGAATTGATCCTTTTATTTACGAGCTCTTCCCAATTCTCCAGGAGTTTCTTTCACGTAAAGGAGGAGATCTCTCCGGAGGTCAGCAGCAGCAGCTTGCTATTGCTCGTGCTCTCTTGGGCCAGCCTAAATTGTTGCTTCTTGATGAGCCAACGGAAGGGATCCAGCCCAATATTGTGCAAGATATTGAAGCTGCCGTTCAACGAATTATCGCTGAGAAAGGGATTGGAGTTTTGCTTGTGGAGCAGCATTTGCATTTTGTTCGACAAGCGGATCGTTATTACGCCATGCAGCGCGGTGGAATTGTGGCGAGTGGCTCTACGTCCGAGCTCAGCCAAGATGTGGTGGATCGGTTTTTAAGTGTGTGA
- the urtD gene encoding urea ABC transporter ATP-binding protein UrtD: MSRIVSGSRALLELKDITVSFDGFLALRDLNLSLQPGELRAVIGPNGAGKTTFLDVITGKVAPSSGGVLFKGRSLVGIPEHRIARLGIGRKFQSPRVFEDLTVQDNLALAVSRSKQPWTLLFGRISAEQRDQVHHLMNIVNLQSRSDWRAGSLSHGQKQWLEIAMLVGQDPDLLLVDEPVAGLTDEETDLTADLLKSLAGEHTVLVIEHDMEFIRRLESPVTVLHQGHVLCEGSMDQVQQDPRVIEVYLGTTEDEDQ; encoded by the coding sequence ATGAGCCGAATCGTTTCTGGCTCCAGAGCACTTCTGGAGCTCAAAGACATCACAGTTAGTTTTGATGGTTTTCTTGCCCTTCGAGACCTAAATCTGAGCTTGCAACCTGGAGAGCTTCGGGCTGTAATCGGTCCAAATGGGGCTGGGAAAACCACGTTTCTCGATGTCATCACGGGCAAGGTTGCTCCCAGCTCAGGAGGCGTGCTTTTTAAAGGTCGCTCTCTGGTTGGAATCCCTGAACATCGCATTGCTCGGCTTGGAATCGGTCGTAAATTCCAAAGCCCGCGTGTGTTTGAAGATTTAACGGTTCAGGACAACTTGGCATTGGCTGTAAGTCGGTCAAAGCAGCCTTGGACTTTGCTTTTTGGTCGTATTAGTGCTGAACAGCGAGACCAAGTTCACCATCTCATGAACATCGTTAATCTTCAATCACGTTCCGACTGGAGAGCTGGATCTCTGTCTCATGGACAGAAGCAGTGGTTAGAAATTGCGATGTTGGTTGGTCAGGATCCTGACCTCTTGCTGGTGGATGAGCCAGTTGCAGGTCTTACAGATGAGGAAACTGACCTAACGGCTGATTTGCTGAAGTCTTTGGCTGGAGAACACACTGTTTTGGTGATTGAGCACGATATGGAATTCATCCGTCGTCTTGAGAGTCCGGTGACCGTGCTGCACCAGGGTCATGTTCTTTGTGAGGGCTCGATGGATCAGGTGCAACAGGATCCTCGAGTGATCGAGGTTTATTTGGGAACTACGGAGGACGAAGATCAATGA
- a CDS encoding APC family permease, with amino-acid sequence MELRRELSLTSLTLTVVTGTIGSGWLFASYYAARTAGPASLPAWLLGGLISFLLALVFAELGSLINSSGALAQIPLLSHGRLSGFVGGWSIWISYLCVPTIELLAMLDYLDSSLPWLTQERNGTQVLSGAGLAVAILLMVFFTWINLNGVKGLARWIDNLTIWKLIVPLLVAAVLMLLSQHWGNMSIPVTIGSNTAAVKSGSGTELVNAVGSGGILFCLLGFRTAVDLAGEARNPQRNVPLAMGLGLGISLLIYLVLQWSFLVSVPPEALQQGWSQLSLGQHGGPLAALALGLGLGWMVVLLLIDAALSPSTTAMAYLGVSARVSWMMGRCKLLPESLGRVNRNGVPHIAVISSLILGCALFFIGPGWQQVVAFLTAAQMIALAMGPASLLALRQQLPQEQGHFRIPYPRALSALAFVMATWATNWCGRTALEGAVLAIGIPSLLFALHNWRKHQQIETKAGLWWGLYLGLLVLDMELFSQGQPLELSNLAHLGVLAGMALLVLPIAVNSALPEVSPHALTHLKTDPPHLG; translated from the coding sequence ATGGAATTACGGCGTGAGTTAAGCCTCACAAGCCTCACCCTCACCGTCGTCACCGGAACGATTGGATCGGGATGGTTGTTCGCCTCCTATTACGCCGCCCGAACGGCCGGACCCGCCAGCCTTCCCGCCTGGCTTCTAGGAGGCTTGATCTCCTTTCTTCTCGCTCTGGTCTTTGCAGAGCTGGGCTCTCTCATCAACAGTTCCGGGGCATTGGCCCAGATTCCACTCCTCAGCCACGGTCGCTTATCGGGTTTCGTCGGTGGCTGGAGCATCTGGATCAGCTATCTGTGCGTGCCAACCATCGAGCTCTTAGCGATGCTCGATTATCTCGACAGCAGCCTGCCCTGGCTCACGCAGGAACGCAACGGCACGCAAGTTCTCAGCGGAGCCGGTTTAGCTGTCGCCATCCTGTTGATGGTGTTCTTTACCTGGATCAACCTCAACGGTGTGAAGGGTCTCGCCCGCTGGATCGACAACCTCACCATCTGGAAGTTGATCGTGCCTCTCCTGGTGGCGGCTGTGTTAATGCTGCTCAGTCAGCACTGGGGCAATATGAGCATTCCAGTCACGATCGGCAGCAACACAGCGGCCGTCAAGAGTGGTAGCGGTACGGAACTTGTGAATGCCGTGGGAAGCGGTGGCATTCTTTTCTGCCTCCTTGGTTTTCGCACAGCCGTTGACCTTGCTGGAGAGGCGCGCAACCCCCAACGCAATGTGCCGCTCGCCATGGGACTTGGGCTCGGCATCAGCCTGTTGATTTACCTGGTGCTGCAGTGGTCATTCCTGGTGAGCGTGCCGCCGGAAGCCCTCCAGCAGGGATGGTCCCAACTGAGCCTTGGCCAACATGGCGGCCCACTCGCAGCCCTGGCCCTTGGCCTTGGTCTGGGCTGGATGGTGGTGCTGTTACTCATCGACGCAGCCCTTTCCCCCAGCACCACCGCAATGGCCTATTTGGGAGTATCGGCGCGAGTGAGCTGGATGATGGGTCGCTGCAAACTGCTCCCTGAATCCCTTGGTCGGGTCAACAGAAATGGGGTGCCACATATTGCTGTCATCAGCAGCCTGATCCTTGGCTGTGCCCTGTTCTTCATCGGCCCAGGCTGGCAACAGGTTGTGGCCTTTCTCACCGCAGCCCAGATGATCGCTTTAGCCATGGGACCCGCAAGCTTGTTAGCGCTGCGCCAACAACTTCCTCAAGAGCAGGGCCATTTTCGGATTCCCTATCCCAGAGCACTCAGTGCTTTGGCCTTTGTGATGGCGACGTGGGCAACGAACTGGTGCGGACGTACAGCGCTAGAGGGAGCCGTGCTCGCCATCGGAATCCCGAGCCTGCTCTTTGCTCTCCACAACTGGCGAAAACACCAGCAGATTGAAACCAAAGCAGGACTTTGGTGGGGGCTTTATCTCGGACTACTTGTGTTGGACATGGAGCTGTTCAGCCAAGGACAACCCCTGGAACTCTCGAACCTGGCCCATCTCGGAGTCCTGGCGGGGATGGCCCTACTGGTGCTGCCGATTGCAGTCAACAGCGCTCTACCAGAAGTGTCACCCCACGCGCTCACACACTTAAAAACCGATCCACCACATCTTGGCTGA
- a CDS encoding anthranilate synthase component I family protein — MTSNHAGTQKLIRSSHPWIEPDSVAKALAQEHGDAGLIWLDGDASDLGRWLTLAADPLEQLCCRGLPGEVGSTNPFEALRSLNPGHWTGWLSYDAAAWLEPTNAWRSDAMASLWIGRHDPVLRFDLQQQEVWIEGLDAKRHAAMERWILGLRERFKQHPDAHRSPNPLHTAWIRHCDRKAYAKGVERIRELIAMGDLFQANLTSCTSTTLREPINNLELFLRLRRTCPAPFAGLVVASGEADGEALLSTSPERFMEVLPNGAVQTRPIKGTRPRDSDPQQDADQAAELVCSEKDRAENVMIVDLLRNDLGRVCVPGSVDVPQLVKLESYARVHHLTSVVKGQLRDGLTWVDLLEASWPGGSISGAPKLRACQRLQELEPKGRGPYCGSLLTLNWDGRFDSNILIRTVLRKDNELRVHAGCGIVADSDPQAEADELDWKLLPLLEALE; from the coding sequence ATGACCTCCAATCACGCCGGCACCCAGAAGCTGATTCGCAGCAGCCATCCCTGGATCGAACCTGATTCCGTGGCCAAAGCGCTCGCCCAAGAGCACGGAGACGCTGGCTTGATTTGGCTGGACGGGGATGCCAGCGACTTGGGCCGTTGGCTCACCCTGGCCGCTGACCCTCTCGAGCAACTCTGTTGCCGGGGGTTACCAGGAGAGGTTGGTTCCACCAATCCATTTGAGGCTCTGCGCTCGCTCAATCCTGGGCACTGGACGGGCTGGCTGAGTTACGACGCTGCCGCCTGGCTCGAACCCACAAACGCTTGGCGAAGCGATGCCATGGCCAGCCTTTGGATCGGTCGCCACGACCCCGTTCTGCGCTTTGACCTCCAACAACAGGAGGTTTGGATTGAGGGGCTTGATGCCAAGCGCCATGCCGCGATGGAGCGCTGGATTCTGGGACTGCGTGAACGATTCAAACAACACCCTGACGCACACCGCAGCCCCAACCCGCTCCATACAGCGTGGATACGCCACTGCGACAGAAAGGCCTATGCCAAGGGCGTTGAGCGAATCCGTGAACTGATCGCGATGGGCGATCTCTTTCAAGCCAATCTCACCAGCTGCACCAGCACAACCTTGCGAGAGCCGATCAACAATTTGGAGCTCTTTCTGCGCTTGCGTCGAACCTGTCCCGCACCCTTTGCAGGTCTCGTCGTTGCCAGCGGTGAGGCCGATGGCGAAGCACTCCTGTCCACATCACCGGAACGCTTCATGGAAGTGCTGCCCAACGGTGCTGTTCAAACGAGACCCATCAAAGGAACACGCCCTCGGGACTCCGATCCACAACAGGATGCCGACCAAGCCGCTGAATTGGTTTGCAGCGAAAAGGACCGTGCCGAAAACGTGATGATTGTCGATTTGCTGCGCAATGACCTTGGCCGGGTCTGCGTGCCTGGCAGCGTCGATGTCCCTCAACTGGTCAAGCTCGAAAGCTATGCCCGAGTCCACCACCTCACCTCGGTCGTCAAAGGCCAACTCCGAGACGGGCTGACCTGGGTGGATCTCCTAGAGGCGAGCTGGCCAGGTGGTTCGATTAGTGGTGCACCAAAACTGAGGGCATGCCAAAGACTTCAAGAACTAGAACCCAAAGGTCGAGGTCCTTACTGCGGTTCTTTGCTAACGCTGAACTGGGATGGGCGTTTTGACAGCAATATTTTGATTCGCACCGTTCTGCGCAAAGACAACGAGCTTCGGGTGCATGCAGGCTGCGGAATCGTTGCCGACTCGGATCCTCAAGCAGAAGCCGATGAACTGGACTGGAAACTGCTACCACTGTTAGAGGCACTGGAGTGA
- a CDS encoding aminotransferase class IV, with translation MTASEPQHSIAWINGAWGRPAELTLPLSDRGLQLADGLFETILVQHNRPCLFDAHLRRWQRSCELLGMAPPPQKPWLVSLIQEAIQRLGLEHGEGALRLNWSRGDGSQRGIGLDHNAADPSRHRFWLTLQTHTPTFESISTWISRHEYRHASSLMSRCKTFAYGQAIQVRREAQQRGADDGLMLSTNGSLCCGSSANLVVLRHGQWLTPPLSDGCLPGVMRGQGLKQGLIKELSLSSKPQPGDQWLLINSLGCKTINHVNDEPLTISGRGEALWRSLLSSHSEESLPS, from the coding sequence GTGACAGCATCTGAGCCACAACACTCCATCGCCTGGATCAACGGAGCATGGGGTCGGCCTGCAGAGCTGACGCTGCCACTCAGCGATCGGGGGCTGCAGCTCGCCGACGGACTGTTCGAAACGATTCTCGTTCAACACAACCGTCCCTGCCTATTCGATGCACACCTCCGTCGATGGCAGCGAAGTTGTGAGCTGTTAGGGATGGCACCACCACCCCAAAAACCCTGGTTGGTTTCGTTGATTCAAGAAGCGATCCAGCGACTCGGGCTGGAGCATGGGGAGGGTGCCCTGCGCCTGAACTGGAGTCGAGGCGATGGAAGCCAACGAGGAATTGGGCTCGATCACAACGCAGCCGACCCCTCCAGGCATCGCTTTTGGCTCACCTTACAAACCCATACGCCAACGTTCGAGTCCATCAGCACATGGATCAGTCGTCATGAATATCGGCATGCCTCCAGTCTGATGAGTCGATGCAAAACCTTTGCCTACGGACAAGCGATTCAAGTGCGCCGGGAAGCTCAACAGAGGGGAGCTGACGATGGATTGATGCTCAGCACCAATGGCTCACTGTGCTGCGGAAGCAGCGCCAACCTTGTCGTACTCCGCCATGGCCAATGGCTCACACCCCCTTTAAGTGATGGCTGCCTACCTGGAGTGATGCGGGGTCAAGGCCTCAAACAGGGGCTGATTAAAGAGCTGTCGCTTTCATCCAAACCTCAACCAGGTGATCAATGGTTGTTAATCAACAGTCTTGGCTGTAAGACGATCAACCACGTGAATGATGAGCCACTCACGATCAGCGGCCGGGGAGAAGCCCTTTGGAGATCCTTACTGTCATCTCATTCTGAGGAATCATTGCCATCCTGA
- a CDS encoding CTP synthase, whose translation MAKFVFVTGGVVSSIGKGIVAASLGRLLKSRGYSVSILKLDPYLNVDPGTMSPFQHGEVFVTEDGAETDLDLGHYERFTDTAMSRLNSVTTGSIYQSVINKERRGSYNGGTVQVIPHITGEIRDRIHRVASNSNADVVITEIGGTVGDIESLPFLEAIREFRGDVGRRDLAYIHVTLLPFIGTSGELKTKPTQHSVKELRSIGIQPDLLVCRSDRDINDELKRKIGGFCGVPQRAVIPSLDADSIYAVPLTLEDEGLCREVLDVLDLEDHDSDMVDWAQLVHKLRNPGPAVKVALVGKYVQLNDAYLSVVEALRHACLAQDASLDLHWVCAEEIENQGADALLKGMDAVVVPGGFGNRGVDGKVAAIRWAREQRVPFLGLCLGMQCAVIEWARNLAGLTDATSAELEPGTTHPVIHLLPEQQDVVDLGGTMRLGVYPCRVAADTLASKLYGEEVVYERHRHRFEFNNAYRNLFLESGYEISGSSPDGRLVELIELPEHPFFTACQYHPEFLSRPGRPHPLFRGLIEAAQQRLPSSPSEAMRQQNNSATGSSHPSLQP comes from the coding sequence ATGGCCAAGTTCGTGTTTGTCACCGGCGGTGTGGTCTCCAGCATCGGCAAAGGGATTGTGGCCGCGAGCCTCGGGCGCCTGCTGAAGTCTCGGGGCTACAGCGTTTCCATCCTGAAGCTGGATCCCTACCTCAATGTGGATCCAGGAACGATGAGCCCGTTTCAACATGGTGAGGTGTTTGTCACCGAAGACGGTGCCGAAACCGATCTGGATCTAGGCCATTACGAACGCTTCACCGACACCGCGATGTCACGCCTGAACAGCGTGACCACCGGCTCGATCTATCAATCCGTCATTAATAAGGAGCGCCGAGGCAGTTACAACGGCGGGACCGTCCAGGTCATCCCCCATATCACCGGTGAAATCCGCGACCGCATTCACCGTGTGGCCTCGAATAGCAATGCCGATGTGGTGATTACCGAAATCGGTGGCACCGTTGGTGACATCGAATCGTTGCCCTTCCTGGAAGCCATTCGAGAGTTCCGAGGGGATGTGGGGCGACGCGATCTGGCCTACATCCACGTCACCCTGCTCCCCTTCATCGGCACATCGGGAGAACTGAAAACCAAACCCACCCAGCACTCCGTTAAGGAGCTGCGCTCGATCGGGATCCAGCCAGATCTGCTCGTCTGCCGCAGTGATCGCGACATCAACGATGAGCTCAAACGCAAAATCGGAGGCTTCTGTGGTGTACCCCAGCGCGCTGTGATCCCCTCCCTGGATGCCGACAGCATTTACGCCGTGCCGCTCACGCTCGAAGACGAAGGATTGTGCCGTGAAGTCCTCGACGTCCTAGACCTTGAAGATCACGACAGCGACATGGTGGACTGGGCGCAACTGGTCCACAAACTCCGCAATCCCGGTCCCGCGGTCAAAGTTGCCTTGGTGGGCAAATACGTCCAACTCAATGACGCCTACCTATCGGTCGTGGAAGCCCTGCGCCACGCCTGTTTAGCCCAAGACGCCTCCCTCGATCTGCACTGGGTCTGCGCCGAAGAAATTGAAAATCAAGGCGCCGATGCCCTTCTCAAAGGCATGGACGCCGTGGTCGTGCCAGGTGGATTCGGCAACCGTGGTGTCGACGGAAAAGTCGCCGCCATTCGCTGGGCCAGAGAGCAACGCGTGCCGTTCCTTGGCCTTTGCCTAGGGATGCAATGCGCCGTAATCGAGTGGGCACGCAATCTGGCAGGCCTTACAGATGCCACAAGCGCTGAGCTCGAGCCAGGAACCACCCATCCTGTGATTCATCTTCTGCCTGAGCAACAAGACGTTGTGGACCTTGGAGGCACGATGCGGCTTGGGGTGTATCCCTGCAGGGTTGCTGCAGACACCCTCGCTTCAAAACTGTATGGGGAAGAAGTGGTCTATGAGCGCCATCGCCATCGCTTCGAATTCAACAACGCCTACCGCAACCTGTTTCTCGAGTCTGGCTACGAAATCAGCGGAAGCTCCCCCGATGGCCGGTTGGTGGAACTGATCGAACTCCCTGAACATCCCTTCTTCACAGCCTGTCAGTACCACCCTGAATTCCTATCAAGACCCGGCCGGCCCCATCCCCTCTTCCGGGGTCTGATCGAAGCGGCCCAACAACGCTTGCCCTCCAGCCCCAGCGAAGCCATGCGCCAACAAAACAATTCAGCGACTGGATCCAGTCATCCCAGCCTGCAGCCTTGA
- a CDS encoding ecotin family protein has protein sequence MGLGFLRLALPLLMVAASAPAVAIPRLDLSGYPAPKQGLKRWLIQPSGLLPKSDDAMISPHPLDWRIQLIVGKEVEVDCNVKRLSGPSLSMQRLPKASGKALFEVSGPVLVLSTRMACTSEQAQGKSFLSLGKQPYLIPYNASWPVVVDLPEGVELRWRVWKAETRQQDAVKL, from the coding sequence ATGGGTCTGGGATTCTTGAGGCTGGCACTGCCGCTGCTGATGGTGGCTGCTTCAGCTCCTGCTGTGGCGATTCCCCGTCTTGACCTGAGTGGTTATCCAGCACCCAAGCAAGGCCTCAAGCGTTGGCTGATTCAGCCCTCGGGCCTGCTGCCGAAGAGTGACGACGCCATGATTTCGCCCCATCCACTCGATTGGCGCATTCAGTTGATCGTGGGAAAGGAGGTGGAGGTTGATTGCAATGTCAAGCGCTTGTCGGGGCCGTCTTTATCGATGCAGCGACTGCCTAAAGCTTCTGGGAAGGCCCTGTTTGAAGTGAGTGGGCCAGTGCTTGTGCTGAGTACGCGCATGGCTTGCACGTCGGAACAGGCCCAAGGCAAATCCTTTTTGTCCCTCGGCAAGCAGCCCTATTTGATTCCCTACAACGCCTCTTGGCCGGTAGTGGTGGATCTGCCTGAGGGCGTGGAGTTGCGCTGGCGAGTTTGGAAAGCGGAGACGCGTCAACAGGATGCTGTGAAGCTTTGA
- the queC gene encoding 7-cyano-7-deazaguanine synthase QueC, which translates to MTDSTAIALLSGGLDSATAAALAMKAGFRVIGLSFDYGQRHRRELDAAVDIANALNLAEHHTIKVDLAMWGGSSLTDHAQTLPTNGVEPGIIPSTYVPGRNTVFIAIGLSLAEARGADQLVLGVNAVDYSGYPDCRPDYLKAFQDLADLSSRAGREGHGPKLWAPLVEWSKQQIAEEALHLGVPIERTWSCYSGEDVPCGVCDSCRIRDEALLAAGRPDLCSPGRP; encoded by the coding sequence ATGACCGATTCCACCGCGATTGCCCTGCTCTCGGGAGGGCTCGATTCCGCAACGGCCGCGGCACTCGCCATGAAGGCAGGCTTCCGCGTGATTGGCCTCTCCTTTGATTACGGCCAACGCCATCGGCGTGAACTGGATGCTGCCGTAGACATCGCTAACGCCCTCAATCTGGCTGAACACCACACGATCAAGGTGGATTTGGCGATGTGGGGAGGCTCCTCGCTCACCGATCACGCCCAAACCCTTCCTACAAACGGCGTTGAGCCAGGCATCATCCCGAGCACCTATGTGCCAGGGCGCAACACCGTGTTCATTGCAATCGGCCTCAGCCTCGCCGAAGCGCGGGGTGCCGATCAACTGGTGCTGGGCGTCAATGCCGTGGACTACTCGGGCTATCCAGACTGCCGGCCGGATTATTTAAAGGCCTTCCAAGATCTTGCAGACCTCAGCAGCCGCGCTGGACGAGAAGGCCATGGTCCAAAGCTATGGGCACCACTTGTGGAGTGGAGTAAACAGCAAATTGCAGAAGAAGCACTACATCTAGGGGTTCCCATCGAACGCACCTGGAGTTGCTATAGCGGCGAAGACGTGCCCTGTGGTGTCTGCGACAGCTGCCGAATCCGTGATGAAGCACTGCTCGCCGCCGGACGGCCGGACCTGTGCAGCCCAGGCCGTCCATGA